In the Streptomyces sp. SJL17-4 genome, TGCGCCACCGTGAGGTCGATGGAGTCGACCATCGCCCGCACGTGGCGGGCCACCCGGTCCAGGGCGGTGGCGAAGCCCGGGTCGTACGGTTCCAGGCGGGCGACCCGGCCGCAGTCGTCGAGCGCGGCGACGAGGCCGGGGAAGACCATCCGTACGGCGTCCTGGAGCCGGGCCTCCGTCGGATGGCCGGTGTACGAGCGGCGGCGCCGGCCGGGCGGGTTCCAGGTGGTGTAGTGGTGGACGGTGTCCCTGGGCACCATGTCGGTGCGGCGGCCCAGGAGTTCGAGGACGGGCAGCGCTTCGGGGACGGCGGCGAGGGGCTGGACGCCGTGCCGCTTCAGTGAGCCGAGCAGGATGCCGAGGTCCCGCATCGCGGCGAGCGCGTGACCGACGCTCCACTGGGCGGCACGGTCGATGTCCGGCACGAGGGCGCGCAGTGCGACGGTGAGCGCGGCGACGTCGGCGTCGGCGTTCATGGTGGGCACGGCGGCGAGCAGGCCGTCGGCGCCGAGCGGGTCGGCGGCGCGTATGTCCTCGGTGCGATGGCGCGGATCGCCCAACAGCACGGGGGCTCCTCCTTTTTGAAGGCTCGGTTCCCCTCCGGGGCGCTGGTGCGACTGTCGACGGTCGACCGTGCTCGGTCCCTCGTTCCTCGGGACCTCCGCGCGCTCTCCCTCACGACAGCCGCGCGCCCCTTCGGCTCGCTCGCCTGGTGGTGTCGGGCATCGTGCTGGTCAGCGGTGTTCCGGGACCTCTTTCCCTGAGGGCGGCGAAGCCGGCGGGGTCGGTCTCGGCGGGTGGAGGCGTACGGAGGCGAGGGCGGCCGCGGCGGCGAAGGCGGCGCCGGTGAGCAGGGCGGCGCGGTATCCCGACGTCTCGGCGGCGGCGCGGGCCGCGTCGACGGCTTCGGTACGGCTCGTGGCGACGGCCACCAGGACGGCGAGGCCGAGGACGGCACCGAACTGCTGGCTGGTGTTGACGAGTCCGGAGGCGAGTCCGGTCTCCTCGCCCGCGGCCTCCGCCGTCGCCGCCACGTTGGTGGTGACCATGACGAGCGGCAGGGCGGCGCCCAGGAGCAGGCTGGGGGCGAGGACGGTGCTCGCGAAGCCGCCGTCGGGGGTGAGCGCCAGGGCCAGCCACAGCGTCCCCGCACTCAGCAGCACGAACCCCAGGGTC is a window encoding:
- a CDS encoding monodechloroaminopyrrolnitrin synthase PrnB family protein, whose protein sequence is MLLGDPRHRTEDIRAADPLGADGLLAAVPTMNADADVAALTVALRALVPDIDRAAQWSVGHALAAMRDLGILLGSLKRHGVQPLAAVPEALPVLELLGRRTDMVPRDTVHHYTTWNPPGRRRRSYTGHPTEARLQDAVRMVFPGLVAALDDCGRVARLEPYDPGFATALDRVARHVRAMVDSIDLTVAQVSPEFFAVALRPYFEEIEVDGRDYLGPAAAQVPLWLVDLTLWQCDRSDSAYEAFLTESVPYALPAWRAFHARHRGGVSAVSKLSAAVSWEGADRLPPSLTASAEALGRVLRLLKTFRARHLGIARKAYSEETRLYEEGSGGAPVALLRSILDLTRENETMVRRATVRRRPAGAPVGPSAA